The following coding sequences lie in one Natrarchaeobius halalkaliphilus genomic window:
- a CDS encoding DUF5658 family protein yields the protein MSSDGVYSHPRIPVTATPAELERLLWVFVALSLVGDIVTTFVGLHLGLAESNPVARGAIEGYGLVGMIVLKGLAVGVALFCRSLLPREYRPIVPAGLAVPWTVAVCINVYMISMVI from the coding sequence ATGAGTTCAGACGGGGTTTACTCACACCCCCGAATACCAGTAACCGCCACGCCTGCCGAACTCGAGCGACTGCTCTGGGTGTTCGTTGCGCTCTCGCTCGTCGGTGACATCGTGACGACGTTCGTCGGCCTCCATCTCGGATTGGCCGAGTCGAACCCGGTCGCTCGCGGCGCGATCGAGGGCTACGGGCTGGTGGGAATGATCGTTCTCAAAGGTCTCGCCGTCGGCGTCGCGCTGTTCTGTCGATCTCTGCTTCCTCGAGAGTACCGGCCGATCGTTCCCGCCGGACTCGCGGTCCCGTGGACCGTCGCCGTCTGCATCAACGTCTACATGATCTCCATGGTTATATGA
- a CDS encoding PH domain-containing protein, whose translation MTDRSRSNNGRQPVSGTGPSHDLQPSTEAHGSLEWLALIREGGSAPGETIVWRDGPRMQTAYPWGALALVGVLVPLVTIALDIFSALALVWAPVVSIPAVWGVLRIARTEYVLTSRRVAIRRGVLGISVETVDLERVQNTTLTQHSVARIVGYGTVTIEAASGETFTLRNVEKPDAVRNRLEAQRELGRSTDVPGAIEQWEAVLEEIRGLRRTIDPST comes from the coding sequence ATGACTGACCGCAGCCGGTCGAACAACGGGCGACAACCGGTCTCCGGAACGGGACCGAGCCACGACCTCCAGCCATCCACCGAGGCCCACGGATCGCTCGAGTGGCTGGCGCTTATCCGAGAGGGGGGTAGCGCACCGGGCGAAACGATCGTTTGGCGTGATGGTCCGCGAATGCAGACGGCGTATCCGTGGGGTGCACTCGCCCTCGTGGGCGTCCTTGTTCCCCTCGTAACGATCGCGCTCGATATCTTTTCTGCGCTCGCACTCGTCTGGGCACCGGTCGTCTCGATTCCGGCGGTGTGGGGGGTCCTCCGGATCGCTCGGACGGAGTACGTCCTCACGAGCCGGCGGGTCGCCATCAGGCGTGGCGTCCTCGGTATCAGCGTCGAGACGGTGGACCTCGAACGCGTCCAGAACACGACCCTCACACAGCATTCGGTCGCCCGTATCGTCGGCTACGGAACCGTCACGATCGAAGCCGCGAGCGGCGAGACGTTCACGCTCCGCAACGTCGAAAAGCCGGATGCCGTTCGGAATCGGCTCGAGGCCCAGCGTGAACTCGGCCGTTCGACCGACGTTCCGGGAGCGATAGAGCAGTGGGAGGCGGTGCTCGAAGAGATTCGTGGCTTGCGTCGTACGATCGATCCGTCGACGTAA